The following coding sequences are from one Sphingobium sp. RAC03 window:
- a CDS encoding biotin/lipoyl-containing protein — MANMKVLLPQFGMGMQDAEIVRWLKAVGDKVEAGEPLLEVEAAKATVEVPSPGSGTLTDILVAEGESADVRSHIATILV; from the coding sequence ATGGCCAACATGAAGGTGCTGCTCCCCCAGTTCGGGATGGGAATGCAGGATGCCGAAATCGTCCGATGGCTCAAGGCCGTAGGCGACAAGGTCGAGGCAGGCGAACCTTTGCTCGAAGTGGAAGCGGCCAAGGCAACCGTCGAAGTACCGTCACCCGGTTCGGGAACCCTGACCGACATTTTGGTAGCGGAAGGCGAATCCGCCGATGTCCGCAGCCACATCGCGACGATCCTGGTCTGA
- a CDS encoding pyrroloquinoline quinone-dependent dehydrogenase produces the protein MPRIWRKRRWAIGGLILLVALAGAGLWWRIAHPPLPPLFIPTRLPVQTPWAQWGATAAGTRYTEAAQIVPGNVGHLQVVWRYSTGELSRRPEAMLANSTSETTPILAAGSLVTCTPFSRVIALDPATGREKWTFDPKIDPNFKLPDQYICRGVSQWRDPEAASGALCAERIILATVDMRLIALDARTGRTCPGFGQNGTVRIDPGPLHHPGEVKLAAPAAIAAGSIVVGTSVLDNVRASAPRGIIRAYDVRTGQPRWTFDPIPQTGGSDRDWMGDSRLKTGAANVWSVISADTQRGLVFLPTSSASPDYYGGQRPGDNRHANSVVALNARTGALVWARQLIHHDIWDYDTPAQPTLVDIQRDGRAVPALVQPTKQGYVFILNRRTGAPLFPIDEVPVPQGGMPGEWLSPTQPRPRLPKPIVPQSVKPEDAWGFTAWDRGKCRDLIARYRSEGLFTPISERGTITYPAASGGANWGAGAIDPARQIYYINSSRIASVIRLRRRAPGAGGTVKLSATEDVSPMAGTPYEVKREWLLSPLGAPCTKPPWGGLTAIDLRSGRTLWDVPLGTINDKVAVPLPFDLSLGTPNIGGPIATKGGVLFIAATMDGYLRAIEMATGKELWRDALPGGSQTTPMSYMAGGRQFVVVASGQHMWFQTKRSDEIVAYALPMK, from the coding sequence ATGCCAAGGATATGGCGCAAACGGCGATGGGCCATTGGCGGCCTCATCTTGCTGGTCGCCCTTGCAGGCGCGGGCCTATGGTGGCGTATTGCGCACCCGCCGTTGCCGCCTTTGTTCATCCCTACCCGCCTTCCCGTCCAAACCCCCTGGGCACAATGGGGGGCTACGGCGGCCGGCACGCGCTATACGGAGGCGGCGCAGATCGTACCAGGCAATGTCGGGCATCTCCAGGTCGTCTGGCGCTATTCGACGGGCGAACTGTCGCGTCGCCCGGAAGCGATGTTGGCCAACAGCACCAGCGAGACCACGCCGATACTGGCCGCGGGTTCGCTTGTGACATGCACCCCCTTTTCCCGCGTCATCGCGCTTGATCCGGCCACGGGACGGGAGAAGTGGACGTTCGATCCCAAGATCGACCCGAATTTCAAGCTGCCCGATCAATATATCTGTCGCGGCGTATCGCAATGGCGCGATCCCGAAGCGGCGTCGGGCGCGCTGTGCGCCGAGCGCATCATACTAGCCACAGTCGACATGCGCCTGATCGCGCTGGATGCCCGCACCGGGCGGACCTGCCCCGGATTTGGCCAGAACGGTACGGTGCGGATCGATCCGGGGCCACTCCATCATCCTGGCGAGGTCAAGCTGGCCGCACCTGCAGCGATCGCGGCAGGCAGCATCGTGGTCGGCACGTCGGTTCTGGACAATGTCCGCGCCAGCGCCCCGCGCGGCATCATTCGCGCCTATGATGTTCGGACGGGGCAGCCGCGCTGGACATTCGACCCCATTCCCCAGACCGGCGGCAGCGATCGCGACTGGATGGGCGATAGTCGCCTGAAAACCGGTGCTGCCAATGTCTGGTCGGTCATATCTGCCGATACGCAGCGCGGGCTGGTCTTCCTGCCCACGTCCAGTGCATCGCCCGACTATTATGGTGGCCAGCGTCCGGGTGACAACCGGCATGCCAACAGCGTCGTGGCGTTGAATGCCCGAACCGGTGCGCTCGTCTGGGCGCGCCAGCTGATCCATCATGATATCTGGGATTATGATACGCCCGCTCAACCGACCCTTGTCGACATCCAGCGCGATGGTCGCGCGGTCCCGGCACTGGTCCAGCCTACCAAGCAAGGCTATGTCTTCATCCTCAACCGTCGAACCGGTGCGCCGCTATTTCCCATCGACGAAGTGCCGGTACCGCAAGGTGGAATGCCGGGCGAGTGGCTGTCACCGACGCAGCCGCGACCAAGATTGCCCAAGCCGATCGTACCGCAATCCGTAAAGCCGGAGGACGCATGGGGTTTTACCGCCTGGGACCGCGGGAAATGTCGCGACCTCATCGCCCGCTATCGCAGCGAAGGGCTGTTTACCCCGATCAGCGAACGCGGGACGATCACCTACCCCGCCGCTTCGGGTGGCGCGAACTGGGGGGCGGGTGCGATCGATCCTGCGCGGCAAATCTACTATATCAATTCCAGCCGCATCGCTTCCGTCATCCGGTTGCGTCGGCGCGCGCCGGGCGCCGGTGGGACCGTCAAGCTCTCGGCGACCGAAGACGTGTCCCCGATGGCGGGCACCCCTTATGAAGTGAAGCGCGAATGGTTGCTGTCGCCGTTGGGCGCCCCCTGTACCAAGCCGCCATGGGGCGGACTGACCGCGATCGACCTGCGATCGGGCCGCACGCTTTGGGACGTGCCGCTGGGCACCATCAACGACAAGGTCGCCGTACCGCTGCCCTTCGATCTCTCCTTGGGCACGCCCAATATCGGCGGGCCGATCGCAACGAAGGGCGGCGTCCTGTTCATCGCCGCAACCATGGACGGCTATCTGCGGGCGATCGAAATGGCCACGGGGAAGGAATTATGGCGCGACGCCCTACCCGGTGGCAGCCAGACGACACCGATGAGCTATATGGCGGGCGGGCGGCAATTCGTGGTCGTCGCGTCGGGCCAGCATATGTGGTTTCAAACCAAGCGATCGGATGAGATCGTGGCCTACGCCTTGCCGATGAAATGA